From Ignavibacterium sp.:
TCATTTTCGACAAAATTGTCAGAATAATTTTCTTCATCGAAATAAAATTCTTCATTAAATCCTGAAACCTCTTTCCACTGCGGCAGAATTTTATTAAGTAATGCAAAACCGAGATTATATGTAAGATGATATTTCAACGGACATTGAGAGTAAACTGAAATTCTGGTTGCAGAAATTATCTGACTTTTCTCTTTTTCCGGATATTTCTGAATTAAATATTTTTTTTGAGTTTGATTATCAACTATTTGTTCAAGCTTTTCAACAGTTGCATCAAGATTATGAATAACTGGAATCTTTAACTCAAGAGTTTTCTTTTCATTAAAGAATTTATTTTCCTTCTCAAATAAAAACTCAAGTTCATCTTTAATTACAATATAATTTTCAAAATCACAATTCAGTGCCTCTTTAAGTAAATAAATAAATGATTCTTTATTAGGTTCTTTATCTTCTTTCAAATCAGCCGAAATAAAAAGTTTCTCTTTTGCTCGCGTAATTGCAACATATAAAAGTCGTTTAATCTCAGCCAGATTTTTTTTCTTTTCTATAAAATCATTTAACTGTGTGATAGGAAGTGCAACATATTCGCCAGTTGGATTATTTGGATTCTGAACTTTTGCAAGCAGCCCCAAATTTTTATTAACAAAAATTGATTTGGATTTTATCTTTGCAGTTTGTCCGTAGTCTTCTGCTTTGAATAAAAACACAACCGGAAACTCGAGTCCTTTTGCCTGATGAACAGTCATTAACTGAACTGCATTGAGTGCTGTGCTAACTGCTGCCTGAGGTTCATCTTCGACCCTAGAAATGGACTCTGAAAGTGTATTGACAAAATCATAAAGATTACGATAACCTTTTGAATCAAAGCTTCTTGAAATTGAAAGTAATTTCTTGATGTTTGCGATTTCCTGTTCGCCATCTATACGATTATAAATTACTGCAAGATAATCAGTGTCTGATAGTATCTGATTTAATAATTGAGTTAATTGAAGCGAAGCACTTAAATCGATATGAGTTTGAAGAACCCGTTTTACTTTTTCCAGCCGGCCGTTATCGGGAAAGTTTTTTAGTTTATCATAAAAACTTTTTCCTGGCTGAAGTGATATTTCAAAAATCGTGGTGTCAGGTATTGTAAAGAAAGGTGATCTTAGAATTCCAACCAGCGCTGCATCATTTTCCTGATTAAGTAAAAATGCAAGATAGTTGTGAATGTCGTTAATCACTTGTTTCTGATAAAATCCTCTTCCGCCGATGATTGAGTAAGGAATTCCACGTTTAATAAAAATTGCTTCAAGATCATCAAAAGATTTTCTTTTTCTCACAAGTATTGTTATATCACCAAAATTATAATTCTCAGTACTCACAAGCTGAATAATTTTATCAGCAACAAGTTCAGCTTGTGTAGGTTTATCATCTTCACATTTTGAAATAAGAAAACTAATCTCACCTTTACGCTCTTTCTTTTTTGCGCAAACAATCGGAACATTTTTTAATTCACCAAACAGAGGAATATCTCTCTCAAACAATCTGTTAAAAATAAAATTTGTAAAAAGACATATTTCTTCATTCATCCTGAAACTATCAGGCAGTTCCATCAGATGCGAAATGTTTCTTTCTCTGACAATGTCATCTTTTGTTTTGTAAAAAATCTCCAGCTCCGCATCGCGGAATTTGTAGATACTTTGCTTTTCATCACCAACGATAAATAGTTTGCCGGATTTCAGATAATCAAGTATCGGAAGAAAAATTTCATACTGAAGTTCATTTGTATCCTGAAATTCATCAACCATCAGATATTTGAATTTTGTGCTAAGATAGTTTTGCACATCCTGATTTTTCAGTAATTCTTTTGTGGACAATAAAATATCTTCAAAGTCAATGTAAGATTCTTCTTTCTTTTTAAATTGATATAACTGAAGTGCACGGTCAAAAAGCATTAACATTTCTCTACCAAGCTTTATCAAATCAGGATAAAGCTCACCATCAGAAACTCGTGTAAACATTTCAAGTTCACTAAATGTCTTCTCACAAATTCTTATTTCTGTTGTAAGTGAATCCTGTAAATCTTTCACTAAATATTTCTGCTTTCTTACCTGAAGTTTATCTGTAAGAAGATGTTCCCGTATGTTTATAAGAAGTTCAATCGGGTTTTTGTTTTTTTCAAATTTATCAATATAGAATTTTATTGTTGGTGCAAATTCACTTTTGGGATTATTGGCTAGTACTGAGTTATTAATTTTTTTTAATGAATGGATAAAATCATTCTCATAATAGCTCCAGATTTCATTGAAGATAATTTCAAATTTTTCATTGAAGTTTTTTATAATTTCTTCATCTGATTTAGAATAAATCTCCTCTTTTACTTTCAAAACATTTTTTCTGTCATCAATCAAGCTCATCAATTCTTTTTGAAGAACTGATTTTCTTGAGAAGTACCGTAACAGTCTCTTAACAATTTCAGAACGAGAAGGATCATTGAAATATTCATCTATAGTTTCTTCGACTGCTAATTCGAGAAGTTCATTCGCAAGTGATTGATCAATGGGTGTAAAGTTTGCATCAATACCGGCTTCTACAGGAAACTCACGAAGTATATCAATGCAAAAAGAATGAATTGTAGAGATATAAGCCGATACAAGATTCCGTCTGATTTTTTCAAGTACTTTAATTCTCGTATAATCTTTTGCATTTTTAATTTCAGTATCAATTAGTTCTGATATTTTCTGATAGAGTTCACTTGCAGCTTTTTCAGTAAAAGTAATCGCAGCGATTGAAGAGACTTGTCCATCAAGTTTAATTGCAGCTTCAAGATATTTTCTGCTTAATACAAATGTTTTACCTGAACCTGCATTTGCAGTTAATGCAAGATGATCATCAAGAGTTACAGCCCGTTGTTGATGTGGTGTCAGCATATTAAACTTTTTTATACGCCGGAATTATTATTTTGAATGTCGTTCCTTTTTCTGAAGATGATTCAAGTTCAATTCTGCCATTAATATTTTCAATAAATCTCTTTGCCATACTTAAACCTAAACCCATTCCCTGATTTTTTGTTGTGAAGTTTTCATTAAAAATCTTATCACGAATTTCTTCCGGTATTCCGGTTCCATTATCTGTAATTCTTATTTCAAAATCATTTTCTTTGCTGTTTATATTAATGATAATTTTATCCGCATTAGCTTGAATTGAATTGCGAATGAAATTAATAAACATTCTGCTCAACTGATTTTTATCAGCTTCAATCAATGCTTCCTGATAATCTGTTTCTAAAATAATTTTTGCTTTTTCATTGATAAAAATGTTAATTGTATCGTTGACAACTTTAATCAAATCAACAACTTCAATTTTCAAGCTTGGCATTTTTGCAAACCTGCTGAACTCGGACGCAATCTGACTCAGGTTATCAATCTGAGTTAAAATCGTGTTAGATACTTTATCAAATAATTTATCAAAATCACCGTGCTTTTCTCTGTATGCTGCAATCAACTGTTGAATTGCAAGTTTCATTGGCGTAAGCGGATTTTTTATTTCGTGTGCAACTTGTTTTGCCATTTCTTTCCAGGCAGATTCCCTTTCAAGTTCCGCAAGTTCCATCTGATTTTTCTTAAGCTCCATAGTCATAAGATTAAAACCATCGAGCAATTCTTTAATTTCACCTTTCGCATTATGTTGAATCTGAACATTAAGATCACCTTTACCAACAGCTTCTGTTGCCTTTGTCAATTTTTGAATTGGTGATGAAATCTGGTTAGCGAAAATTGTACTGAACAAAACTATCAGAAGCACTGCGAAAGAATAAATGCCAAATATTACTACATCAATTTCAGTTGTGGAAAAAGGAATTTTAATTTTATTGAAAGCATCATTAACAGCAAGGATGTATTCTTTATTATCAAGTTTGATTTGGCGGTAGTAAGAATCGTAAACATAATCATTAATCTTTTCACTTGTCATAAACTCTTTCGAACGAAGATAATGCAAATGATAATATGCTCCTGAGTTTAATTTTTTGTCAAGTAATTCAATTTGCGAATAATTATTATTTGAATTGAAAACTTGCTCAGTTCCATCGAAAATTGAAAAAGAAATTTTTAATTCATTAGAAGCATTTTCTGAAGCTTGAATGATATTTCTGTTTTTATTTTTTTTAATCTGACTTTCAATATGACTTTGAACATAATCAGCTCTTTGTTTTAGTTCATTGAAAATACTTTCCCTCGAGCGTTCTTCAACAACCTGACGATTGTAAATTGCTAGAACTATCACGGGAATAATAGACACAAACAGAAATGCAAAAAGAATTTTTGTCTTGAATGTATAATTAATTTTTCTGATTCTGATTATAAACAAAGCCACAAATACAATCAGAATAAAAATAGCGTGAACAAAAAACACTTTGAAGAAATTAAACAGATTCCAACTGAATTCTTTATCTGCAACTGAAATCGCCGTCAGAATTTCATTGCCATTATCGAAAGTCTTGAGAAGATAAGTTTGATAAGTCTCTCCACTAAAATCCAATTTCAACCAGCCATCGTTGAATGTGCTATCAAGTTCAGTATTTAACAGATTTTTAATTTGCTCTCTCGATGGAAAAATATCACCATAAACCTGAGCTAATTCGCCATTCAGGAAAAGAAATATTTTAAGTTGTTTAATATTAACAACCTGATTCAGTAGAGATAGATTTGATCCAATGAAATCCGGAAATTCAGAAGCAGTTAGTTTTGATATATTAAAATCAATACCTGAAGAAATAAATCCTCGCGTAACTCCAAGTTCGGAAATTCTTTTTATTCCGATAATATTTTTTTCTATTGGATTTCTTGCTTCATTAAAAAAAATAACCTCATTCGAAACTGGAACTTTGTTAACGGGAATTTTTTCCTTCGAAGAAAAACCAATATCAAAACTTCCCTTTTTATTTCCGAAACGGTCGTAAAAAGCAAGAAAAGAATTCATAGATTCTTTTTGCAGAATGCTATTAGACCATTGTATAAATGCAAGTGCATCAAAGTTTAAATTGCTTTGAGCGAAAGATGAAATCACCTTTTCATCTGAAGCTGATTGATTTATAAGCTCCATCAAATAGAACTGAATAAGATTTTCATCAATTCTATTCAGTTCATAAGCGGTTGTTTTTAATGATTCCTTTTCAAGTTTAGAATTAAAATAGTTTAATAATGTGATTGAAAATATCGAACCAACAAGAAGAAGTAAAACATAATTAAAAACAGAGTTCCGACTTCTGATAAGAACCTGATAACTGACAAGAATAATTGCAGCAACAAAAGCTATGAGGATTAAAATATTTACGAGTGGATCTTTACTTATAAAAAACATTACTAGACTTATGATGACTAAAGTCAGATATGATATGACAAACAAACCTACAATTTTCTTCTTCACATTAAAGCCATTCATTTTCAAAACAAGATTAAATAAACCGATAACTAAAGCGGTAACGATGAATCCAATCAGCAAAATATTAAGATGCATTGAAAGTAAAGTTAAATCCGGAATTATATCAGGATCTTTGAAGTATCTAAGTTTTGAATCAAAAATTACGCTTCTGATTGCCGCTGCAAAACCACGCATCAATAACACAATAAGCGGAAATAACAAAATTGAGAAAGATCTTGTTAACAGATTTGGCTTTTTGATTTCACGATTTAGGAGATAGATATTAGTATATCTGAAAAACTGAATCGCAATCAGAACAAGAAAGAAATTTGTTACGAGAAATTCTATTGGAGATTTTACAATTCCAAAAGCAAAAGTGGATGAGAAATTTGCCGGCTCAGTTAATGGTCCTTCAATTAATCTTGTTGGAATATCCAGGAGGAAAATAATTACTCTTACAATAACTAAATAAAAAACGAAAAGAATAAATTTAATTTTTAATGAAGTCAGACTGCGATAATCAGTCTTTAATCCCAAACCAACAAATACAAGTGCAATAAATACAAGTATCGCCTGAATATTCGCAGAAATATCTTTAATTGAATTGAGTTCAGCAACCAAAGTTGGTTTGTTAATAGTAGCGAGACCAATTTTCTTTTCGTTGTTATTAAGAAGTTCGAAAGAATATTTCTTACCATCCTTTGTGGAAGATGTAAAAGGATTAAAATCAACTTTGCATTCTATTTCATAATTCTTACTACATTTTTCTGAAAAATTGATGTTTCTGAAATAAGGATTTGTTAAAGAATATTTTAATTCAATCGGATAATTTGCTGTTAAATAAAATACATCTGAATCAATGTGAATTGTGTCAATTATCGAAATGTAAAATGCAAGCGGTTTCTCAAGAAAATAAGTTTCGCCAAGCGGAGCTGGTAAAGGAAAAAGTTCGTTCTGATTTATTGCAACTGATTTACTCCAGGCAATCAGCTTTCCATTTGGAGCAAAAATTTCCAAAGAATATTCATCAAATTTTTTATCATTTAAAATTTCAACAAAGGTCTTATATAATTCTTCACTATTCGAAAGATCAATAACTAATTTTGATTTTAGTACTTTTACGATTGAAAGTAATTTGGTTTGCTCTTTATTAAAATCTCCCGTAATTGAAGATTGTAAATAGTTAATCTTTCTGGTAAGAATATCAAACCATTCTGCTTTGGTTTTTTCGATAAGATTGTTTGTAATAATTCCCGAGACAGGAATCATCAAAAAAATAAAAAAGACGATAGAGAAATATTTTCTATCGCCTTTAAACTTTTTTCTGAGCCAATTAATCATCAGTTAATAGTTAGTTGAGTAATATTCCACTTATCACCAATTTTCTTCAAAGAGATATATACTTTTGCAGTGTTTCTTTTCCCTTTGTTATCGAAAGAAAAAGTCCCGGTTGCATAAGGACTGATTTTGTCTTTGCTAATCTGATTAAACTTAAAAGCTGTTACTTTGTACAAATTAAAGAAATCTTCCAAAATATAGTATGCCTGATTTGGAGAATAATAACCATTCACTCCGTTAGAAAGACTAAAATAAGTTTGTGCACCAAGATATTTAGATAATCTTCCAACATTTCCTTCTCTGATTGAAATTTCAATATCATCAAAAACATAATTGATTATTTGATTAGAATCCTTTGATTGAATATTTGAACGAAAATTTTCCTGTGCGGAAAGAAATCCCGAATAAAATATTATAATAAGTAATATGGATAATAATTTTTTCATAAATATAGAAAAGTGAGTCTAATTAAATGTTTTCAATTAGACTCACTTCAAAACTAATAATTTCGTTATTCTCTTTCCAGAGTAGATTTATTTATTTGTTTTCTTATTCCACCTTTTACTGATGGTTTCAACATCGGTTCACCTTCAACTAATTGATAAGCCCAATCAAACACTATTCTATCCGGAGTTATATTTTTCACTCTGATCTTTGCATAATGATTATTCCAGGTCCAGATTACATAAGTATGTCCGACTTTTGCGATAACATCCTTCGAAGGTGACCAACCGGATGTTGGTGCATAAGGGATATCATATATATCATTAGTAACTCCCATATCCTGAATGTCTGTATCATCCCATACCACCAGATAATAAGTTCCCTGATAGTTTTCGAAAAATACATCAGAATTTTGGTCATCGTAACGAACAACGGAATAGTTCGAAAATGAATAACCAGCGTTGTTAGGAAATCTTCTGTAATCGAAAATTGTTTGATTGAATCCTTCAGGTCTGGGAACAGCATAAACGACATCATAACTTAAATCACTCTCGTTTCCGTTATAATCATAAGCAGCTACCGCATAATAATATTTTTCACCATTGTTAGCATCAAAGTCAATAAAGTAATTATTTGCTGTTGAACCGATTAAAGTATATCTGCCATTATAGGAATAACTGTAGTAAACATTATAACCGGCAACATCACTTTCCCTGTTGTGATTCCAGTAAATATCAACTCTTTCATCACCATTTATAACCTGTATTCCGGTTGGTGGAGCCGGTGGAGTGTAATCTTCATAATAGCTGTCATTAACATTACAAGCTGTTAAGAAAGTTACTAAAGAAATGATTGTGACGAATGTTAATCTTTTTTTCATTTCACACCTCAATAAATAATTTCATCGTAACAAAGCCAAATGAAATGCCATAGAAAAGTTTATTCATTCCAACCTAATCAAAGGATAAACCGGAAATGTGTATGCAACAAAATACAGATACTGAGTAATTAATCGTAATTTTAATCAGATTGATGTGAATCTTCCATCGAAAAACATTTTACGATTGTTAATTACTCCAATTGCTTTTCCTGTGAGTAGTCTTTTATGAAATGGAGTATTTCTGGATTTAGATAAGAATTTTGTTTTATCAACAGTCCAGACAACATCAGTATCGAGAATAGTAAGATTAGCAATATTGCCTTTTTGAATTAAAGGCATACCAAGATTTAAAATTTTTCTCGGATTGATTGCATATTTTAGAATCAATTCTTCAATACTTAAAAGTTTTTTATGAAGTAGTTCGGTAAAAGCTAATCCAACTGAGGTTTCAAGTCCAACAATTCCATTAGGAGCATATTCGAATTCCATTTCCTTTTCTTCAATTGAATGTGGCGCATGGTCTGAAGCGATTGCGTCAATCGTTCCGTCCTTCAATCCTTCAATAATAGCTTCAACATCTTTTCTTGTTCTTAAAGGAGGATTCATTTTGGTATTTGTATCATAAGTTTTTACTGCATCATCTGTCAGCGTAAAATGATGCGGAGTAACTTCCGCAGTAACTTTTATCCCTTTTTTCTTTGCTTCACGAACCATATTTACTGCATTAGCTGAGCTAATATGTGCGATATGAACTCGTCCACCTGTATATTCAGCTAATAAAATGTCACGCATAACAATTAAATCTTCAGCAACATTTGGAATTGCAGGCAAACCAAGTAATGTTGAGTTTATACTTTCATTCATAGCTCCACCAGCAAGCGACTCATCTTCACAATGTTCGATTATCGGTAAATCAAACATTAATGAATATTCCAATGCCCGCTTTAGTAAAGAAGAAGATTTAATCGCAACACCGTCATCTGAAAAAGCAACAGCACCTGCATCTTTAAGTTCTGCCATTGGTGAAAGAACCTCACCTTTTCTACCTAATGTAGCAGCAGCAACAGGATAAACATCAACAAGATGACCAGATGCCTGCTTTTTAATAAACTCAACCACTTCTGCTGAGTCAATTGCAGGTTCTGTGTTTGGCATACATGCAACTGCTGTAAATCCACCATTCGCAGCAGCATTACAACCTGTTTCAACTGTTTCTTCATCTTCCCTTCCCGGCTCTCGCAGATGAACATGAATATCTATAAATCCCGGAGAAATTATTTTTCCGGATAAATCAATAGTTTTAATATCTCCAGAATTTATTTGAAGATTTTTTCCTGTTTCTTTTATAATTCCATCTTCTATAAGAATATCAAAATCCTTTTCGTTCAGATTCTGCAATGGATTTATTACTGAAGCGTTTTTTAATAATAGTTTCATATTATCACTTTAGTTTAAAGTTCCTAATAAATACAAAACAGCCATTCTGACTGCAACACCATTAGTTACTTGTTGAAGAATTATTTGATAAGGACCATCCGCAACATCTGATGAAAGTTCAACTCCACGATTAATTGGTCCGGGATGAAGTATAAGTATGTCTTTTTTATTTTTTTCAAGTCTTTCAGAAGTAATTCCAAAATACTTAACATACTCCCTTATTGATGGGAAGTATTCTCTCGCTTTTCTTTCAAGCTGAATTCTGAGAACATTTAGAACATCATTTTCCTGAATAGCTTCATCAATGTTGTAAATAACATCAACTCCAAGATCTTCAATGTATTTGGGAATCATTGTAGAAGGACCGCAAACTGAAACTTTAGCACCCATTGTTTTTAATCCGAAGATGTTTGAAAGCGCTACTCTGCTATGAGCAATATCTCCAACGATACAAACTTTAAGTCCGTCCAGTCTTCCGAGTTTTTCTCTGATGGAATACATATCAAGTAATGCCT
This genomic window contains:
- a CDS encoding ATP-binding protein; its protein translation is MINWLRKKFKGDRKYFSIVFFIFLMIPVSGIITNNLIEKTKAEWFDILTRKINYLQSSITGDFNKEQTKLLSIVKVLKSKLVIDLSNSEELYKTFVEILNDKKFDEYSLEIFAPNGKLIAWSKSVAINQNELFPLPAPLGETYFLEKPLAFYISIIDTIHIDSDVFYLTANYPIELKYSLTNPYFRNINFSEKCSKNYEIECKVDFNPFTSSTKDGKKYSFELLNNNEKKIGLATINKPTLVAELNSIKDISANIQAILVFIALVFVGLGLKTDYRSLTSLKIKFILFVFYLVIVRVIIFLLDIPTRLIEGPLTEPANFSSTFAFGIVKSPIEFLVTNFFLVLIAIQFFRYTNIYLLNREIKKPNLLTRSFSILLFPLIVLLMRGFAAAIRSVIFDSKLRYFKDPDIIPDLTLLSMHLNILLIGFIVTALVIGLFNLVLKMNGFNVKKKIVGLFVISYLTLVIISLVMFFISKDPLVNILILIAFVAAIILVSYQVLIRSRNSVFNYVLLLLVGSIFSITLLNYFNSKLEKESLKTTAYELNRIDENLIQFYLMELINQSASDEKVISSFAQSNLNFDALAFIQWSNSILQKESMNSFLAFYDRFGNKKGSFDIGFSSKEKIPVNKVPVSNEVIFFNEARNPIEKNIIGIKRISELGVTRGFISSGIDFNISKLTASEFPDFIGSNLSLLNQVVNIKQLKIFLFLNGELAQVYGDIFPSREQIKNLLNTELDSTFNDGWLKLDFSGETYQTYLLKTFDNGNEILTAISVADKEFSWNLFNFFKVFFVHAIFILIVFVALFIIRIRKINYTFKTKILFAFLFVSIIPVIVLAIYNRQVVEERSRESIFNELKQRADYVQSHIESQIKKNKNRNIIQASENASNELKISFSIFDGTEQVFNSNNNYSQIELLDKKLNSGAYYHLHYLRSKEFMTSEKINDYVYDSYYRQIKLDNKEYILAVNDAFNKIKIPFSTTEIDVVIFGIYSFAVLLIVLFSTIFANQISSPIQKLTKATEAVGKGDLNVQIQHNAKGEIKELLDGFNLMTMELKKNQMELAELERESAWKEMAKQVAHEIKNPLTPMKLAIQQLIAAYREKHGDFDKLFDKVSNTILTQIDNLSQIASEFSRFAKMPSLKIEVVDLIKVVNDTINIFINEKAKIILETDYQEALIEADKNQLSRMFINFIRNSIQANADKIIININSKENDFEIRITDNGTGIPEEIRDKIFNENFTTKNQGMGLGLSMAKRFIENINGRIELESSSEKGTTFKIIIPAYKKV
- a CDS encoding dihydroorotase yields the protein MKLLLKNASVINPLQNLNEKDFDILIEDGIIKETGKNLQINSGDIKTIDLSGKIISPGFIDIHVHLREPGREDEETVETGCNAAANGGFTAVACMPNTEPAIDSAEVVEFIKKQASGHLVDVYPVAAATLGRKGEVLSPMAELKDAGAVAFSDDGVAIKSSSLLKRALEYSLMFDLPIIEHCEDESLAGGAMNESINSTLLGLPAIPNVAEDLIVMRDILLAEYTGGRVHIAHISSANAVNMVREAKKKGIKVTAEVTPHHFTLTDDAVKTYDTNTKMNPPLRTRKDVEAIIEGLKDGTIDAIASDHAPHSIEEKEMEFEYAPNGIVGLETSVGLAFTELLHKKLLSIEELILKYAINPRKILNLGMPLIQKGNIANLTILDTDVVWTVDKTKFLSKSRNTPFHKRLLTGKAIGVINNRKMFFDGRFTSI
- a CDS encoding aspartate carbamoyltransferase catalytic subunit codes for the protein MSLSSRHLLGLQGVPKEDIQLILDTATTFREVLERPIKRVPTLQGKTVVNLFYESSTRTRISFELAEKRLSADAINFAVSTSSVNKGESLKDTVRNIEAMKVDMVVIRHAAAGTPLMLTKLCDANIINAGDGIHEHPTQALLDMYSIREKLGRLDGLKVCIVGDIAHSRVALSNIFGLKTMGAKVSVCGPSTMIPKYIEDLGVDVIYNIDEAIQENDVLNVLRIQLERKAREYFPSIREYVKYFGITSERLEKNKKDILILHPGPINRGVELSSDVADGPYQIILQQVTNGVAVRMAVLYLLGTLN
- a CDS encoding DUF4783 domain-containing protein, with translation MKKLLSILLIIIFYSGFLSAQENFRSNIQSKDSNQIINYVFDDIEISIREGNVGRLSKYLGAQTYFSLSNGVNGYYSPNQAYYILEDFFNLYKVTAFKFNQISKDKISPYATGTFSFDNKGKRNTAKVYISLKKIGDKWNITQLTIN
- a CDS encoding UvrD-helicase domain-containing protein, which produces MLTPHQQRAVTLDDHLALTANAGSGKTFVLSRKYLEAAIKLDGQVSSIAAITFTEKAASELYQKISELIDTEIKNAKDYTRIKVLEKIRRNLVSAYISTIHSFCIDILREFPVEAGIDANFTPIDQSLANELLELAVEETIDEYFNDPSRSEIVKRLLRYFSRKSVLQKELMSLIDDRKNVLKVKEEIYSKSDEEIIKNFNEKFEIIFNEIWSYYENDFIHSLKKINNSVLANNPKSEFAPTIKFYIDKFEKNKNPIELLINIREHLLTDKLQVRKQKYLVKDLQDSLTTEIRICEKTFSELEMFTRVSDGELYPDLIKLGREMLMLFDRALQLYQFKKKEESYIDFEDILLSTKELLKNQDVQNYLSTKFKYLMVDEFQDTNELQYEIFLPILDYLKSGKLFIVGDEKQSIYKFRDAELEIFYKTKDDIVRERNISHLMELPDSFRMNEEICLFTNFIFNRLFERDIPLFGELKNVPIVCAKKKERKGEISFLISKCEDDKPTQAELVADKIIQLVSTENYNFGDITILVRKRKSFDDLEAIFIKRGIPYSIIGGRGFYQKQVINDIHNYLAFLLNQENDAALVGILRSPFFTIPDTTIFEISLQPGKSFYDKLKNFPDNGRLEKVKRVLQTHIDLSASLQLTQLLNQILSDTDYLAVIYNRIDGEQEIANIKKLLSISRSFDSKGYRNLYDFVNTLSESISRVEDEPQAAVSTALNAVQLMTVHQAKGLEFPVVFLFKAEDYGQTAKIKSKSIFVNKNLGLLAKVQNPNNPTGEYVALPITQLNDFIEKKKNLAEIKRLLYVAITRAKEKLFISADLKEDKEPNKESFIYLLKEALNCDFENYIVIKDELEFLFEKENKFFNEKKTLELKIPVIHNLDATVEKLEQIVDNQTQKKYLIQKYPEKEKSQIISATRISVYSQCPLKYHLTYNLGFALLNKILPQWKEVSGFNEEFYFDEENYSDNFVENENETVTALKSTSLRSEKIGELIHKILQLELDESETLSFIKSQVKQIDTVEKSAEETINQISDLIKTFRESEVFREISAYKNYKNEFEIYLKQNSYFLHGILDKIIFEKGKILIIDYKTDDVDEKSASHKFEEYSNQLKFYLYISSHLFKDYEKFEARLIFLRKPEFNFTLRYSSENISELKNEISAKIEGIVSNSFTKNLDHCSLCQFSTKGNCVVN